The nucleotide sequence ACTGCTGAACGCTGGGCACAGCCGGGCGGCCACCACCTGGCGGTGCGTCGGCCCGAACCAGACCCCGACCGAGTTCTCGGTCTATGCCATGGCCGCTCTTGCCGGGATCGGCAACATGCCGGACACGATCACCGACCGGGCCGTCAACATCACCATGCGCCGCCGGGCGAACGGCGAAACCGTCGATCCCTACCGGGAGTTCCGCGACGGACCTGCCCTGCACGCGCTGCGCGGACAACTCGGGGATTGGGTCGAGGGCAACATCGATCGGCTGCGTTCGGCCGATCCGGTGATGCCACTGGAAGACCGGGCGGCCGACAACTGGGCGCCCTTGATCGCCTTGGCTGATCTTGCCGGTGGGCACTGGCCCGCCCGGGCACGGGAGATCGCGCTCGTCCTGACCGCCGAGCACAACGACGCCGACGCAGCGGAGTCGCTGAACGTCCAACTGCTCCGCGACATCTCGGAGGTGTGGACGAACCGGCCCGACAACTTCATCGGCTCCGGAAAGTTGGCCGCGCAACTCCGCAGCGACGAGAACGCGCCCTGGGCCGAGATCGACCTCACCCCGCGACGATTGTCCATTCGGCTGAAAGGCTTCGGCATCACCCCGGGCCACAACGCCGCAAGGACCGAACGCGGCTACGGGCGCGACGACTTCACCGACGCCGTGGCCCGATACCTGCCCGCCCCGGACCCGGACGCCCAATGATGGCGTCTGCAACCGTCCAACCGTCCAGCACCCCCGATGACCTGGCGAAACGTCCGGACGCATCCCAACGGCCGGACGGATCGAACCGTCCAGCCCGATCATCCGTCCCGCAAGTTTCCGCAGGTCAGACCCCATATTGGACGCTTGGACGCTTCGGGACACATCAGGACGGGGGGCTGTCGTGACCCGGCCCGCTGCCCTCTCGTGGTGCGACGGCTGTCAGCGGCGCGCTCCCCATGTGCGCTTCGATGACCGAGCCACCGCATACTGCGAATTCTGCGGTCACTGCACCATCCGGCGCCTGTCGGGTCGGCCACCGCCCCGAGATCCAGCTACCGGCCGACGCCCGACGAGCACAAGGTGAACCCATGAAACGCACTACCGCCGACATCCGTACTGCCCTCGATGCCCTGGCCGCCGTAGCCGATCAAGACCTGGAGGCGACGCCGGGCCAGCGGGCCTACATTGCGGGCGCCGTCTCGGCACTCCGATGGACACTCGGAGAACCTGACCCATCGGGTCAGTTGATACCTAGGGACCCCTTGGTATAAGGTTTGGGCATGGCCCGCCCCCGCAAGACCTCCAATTCCCGGCCCCGGCCGCTCGCCCTCGGTTATGTTCGGGTGTCTACCACCGACCAGGTGGACAACGGCGCCAGCCTCGACGCACAACGCGCGGCGCTGACCGCCGAAGCCGCCCGCCGGGGCTGGGACTTGGAGATCGTCGCCGACGAAGGACTCAGCGCCAAGACGATGAACCGCCCGGCCCTGCAAGACGCACTGGACCGTCTCGACAGAGGTGACGCCGATGCGCTGCTCTCGATCCGCCTGGACCGGATCTCCCGCTCCGTGGCCGACTTCGCCGGGCTGATCGACCGAGCAGGCCGCAAAGGCTGGGGCCTGGTCCTCCTGTCGCCGAACATTGACCTGGCCGACCCCGCCGGACGATTCACCGCCAACGTGCTCGCCTCCGCTGCACAGTACGAGCGCGAACTGATCGGCGTGCGTACCCGCGAGGGCATGGCGCAGCGGAAGGCCGAAGGCGTGAAGTTTGGGCGCACCCGCAACGTCCCCGACGCCGTGCTCGCCCGGATTCTCGCCGCTCACGCCGACGGTTCTGGCTGGTCGACTATCGCCCGCGCCCTGAACAGTGAAGGCGTGCCCACTGCGCAGGGCGGCCGCGTTTGGTACCCGGCGACCGTGCGGAAGGTCTGCTTATCCGGGACGAACGCCCGATCGCACGGGTAGGCCGCGCAGGGGCCCGTGGGACGGACGCGCTGTAGCCACCCTTGCAGGATTTGGGACGGTCCCGCCGAGCCGTAGGGGGGATTCAAGCCCGGCGGGACCTCGGAGCGGGGCCACATCGCTAACGACCGACCGCACGCTCCTGCCGATCAGACTAAAGCACCTCTGGCGAACCGCACGGCAGCCGACTAGTCTAGTACTACAGTCGCGGTTATTTTGATCTTGTCGGCGTGTCTTTGCAGGTGAATGTCGGGGTTGGACCGATCCTGCGGGGATGGGTGATGATCTGTGTGTGGCGCAGGTGCAGGAGTGGGCGGACGGGTTGGCGGAGTTGCACGCCTTGATCGGACGGCGTTTTGCCAGGTCAGAGCCCCGCGAGCATGCGTTGGCGTATGTGCAGGGGTTGCTCTCGGGCGAGGAGCGGAAGAACTCCTGGACGTTGTCGGAGCGGGCCGGGGATGCCACCCCCGACGGGATGCAACGGCTGCTCTCGACCACCGACTGGGACCCTGATCTGGTCCGTGCCGATCTGCAGACCTACGTGGTGTCGCAGCTGGGTGACCCGGGCGGTGTGCTGATCATCGACGAGACCGGATTTTTGAAAAAGGGCACCCGCTCCGCCGGGGTCTCCCGGCAGTATTCCGGCACCGCCGGGCGGATCGAGAACTGTCAGATCGGGGTGTTCCTGACCTACGCGACCCCGGCCGGTCGGACGTTCCTGGATCGAGAGTTGTACCTGCCCAAAGCATGGACCGATGACCCGGGCCGTTGCGCCGCCGCCGGGATCGGCCCGGACGTCGAGTTTGCGACCAAACCTGAACAGGCCATGGTGATGCTGCAGCGCGCCGTCGATAATGGTGTGCCGGCCCGCTGGGTCACCGCCGATGAGGTCTACGGGCAGCACTCCAAACTCCGCGTGAAGATCGAACAGCTCGGCCTGTCCTACGTTCTGGCCGTTCCGGTCAACCAGCACGTCATCGCCGCCGGCCCGCGGGAGGGCCGCGAATACCGGGCCGATGAATTGATCGCAGCTTTGCCGGCGCAGGCCTGGCGTCGACGGTCGGCGGGCAAAGGAGCCAAAGGTGACCGACTGTATGACTGGGCCAGAACACCGATCCACGGCATCAACTTCCCCGACTCCAGCTATTGGCTGCTGGCCCGCCGCAGCATCACCGACCCCACCGACCTGGCCTACTACCTGTGCCACGCCCCCGCCCGCACCGGCCTGACCGAACTGGTCACCGTCGCCGGAACCCGTTGGGCCATCGAAGAAACCTTCCAAACCTCCAAAGGCCAAACCGGCCTGGACCACTACCAGGTCCGGCAGTACACCGGCTGGTACCGACACATCACCCTGTCCATGCTGGCCCACGCATTCCTGACCGTCACCCGGTCAAAAAAGGGGGCCCACAATCAGGAAACAACACTGTCATCGCCCTGACCGTCCCGGAAATCCGGCGACTGCTGATCCACCTGATCTGGACGGACCCACCCGACCCCGACGCCACCCTGACCCGATCAACCTGGCGACGGCGGCACCAACAACGCGCCCGCCACTGCCACTACCGGGCCCGCGGGCACCAGCCCTAAGTGCGACTGTAGTACTAGCCAACCAGATGATCGAGCGGGCGTCCGCCGTCGCACCACCCAAGCGTTGCGTGGTCGTCGAGGACGGGCGTGCGACCCGGAGTGGACCAGCCGCCGCAGGTTGCTCCGCGGCGTCGAACGGCTCACGACCGAGCAACGCATCAAGATGTTCCTCAAGCTCGACACCTTCAACCCTGACGGGGATCTCGTCGCCGCGTGGATCACCAAGGAGCTGCTGCGCAAGGTCATGGCCTGCAAGTACCGCGGCGCACTGAGCTATCAGATCCGCGCCGCGCTGGAGGAGTTCTACACGTTCGCCGCCGCCTGCAAGGTCCCCGAGATCCATACCCTGGCCACCACCATCGACACCTGGCAACAACCGATCATCGCCGCCATCGACACCGGCCTGTCCAACGCCCGCAGCGAAGGTTACAACCGCATCGTCAAGCACATCGGTCGGATCGCATTCGGGTTTCGCAACACCGACAACCAACGCCGCAGCATACGATGGGCCTGCACCCGCCGAACCAGGCCGGTGCCATCCAGGATTACAGCGCTACGCCCCTGTTAATTCTGAAGAGCCCGGAACCGCCATCGACGCTTACGGTGACGACGTGCGTCCCTTCGCACACGCACAGCAACCCCGTCTACGTCCGCTAAGAAGGCGAGTGCGTCGTGCGCCATGCTAGGACCAATCAAACTCCTTTGGTATTGCAACCCTCAACAACGCCATGCTATTGTTACCTCGAACAAGCTTCACACCGGCCAGCACCAAAT is from Nakamurella sp. PAMC28650 and encodes:
- a CDS encoding DUF3631 domain-containing protein, giving the protein MSDRDFDFGSAQWDDPLDNRPDPVGSAMVGAALLDAVAEAIDRYVIAPSSAARDGVVLWIAATHGLAAWNNAPRLVINSPEKRCGKTRFLEVIAGMCHRPMMTANVSTAVLYRVIDKEQSPPTILLDEADTIFGTKVKAEQNEDLRGLLNAGHSRAATTWRCVGPNQTPTEFSVYAMAALAGIGNMPDTITDRAVNITMRRRANGETVDPYREFRDGPALHALRGQLGDWVEGNIDRLRSADPVMPLEDRAADNWAPLIALADLAGGHWPARAREIALVLTAEHNDADAAESLNVQLLRDISEVWTNRPDNFIGSGKLAAQLRSDENAPWAEIDLTPRRLSIRLKGFGITPGHNAARTERGYGRDDFTDAVARYLPAPDPDAQ
- a CDS encoding recombinase family protein; its protein translation is MARPRKTSNSRPRPLALGYVRVSTTDQVDNGASLDAQRAALTAEAARRGWDLEIVADEGLSAKTMNRPALQDALDRLDRGDADALLSIRLDRISRSVADFAGLIDRAGRKGWGLVLLSPNIDLADPAGRFTANVLASAAQYERELIGVRTREGMAQRKAEGVKFGRTRNVPDAVLARILAAHADGSGWSTIARALNSEGVPTAQGGRVWYPATVRKVCLSGTNARSHG
- a CDS encoding IS701 family transposase; translation: MGDDLCVAQVQEWADGLAELHALIGRRFARSEPREHALAYVQGLLSGEERKNSWTLSERAGDATPDGMQRLLSTTDWDPDLVRADLQTYVVSQLGDPGGVLIIDETGFLKKGTRSAGVSRQYSGTAGRIENCQIGVFLTYATPAGRTFLDRELYLPKAWTDDPGRCAAAGIGPDVEFATKPEQAMVMLQRAVDNGVPARWVTADEVYGQHSKLRVKIEQLGLSYVLAVPVNQHVIAAGPREGREYRADELIAALPAQAWRRRSAGKGAKGDRLYDWARTPIHGINFPDSSYWLLARRSITDPTDLAYYLCHAPARTGLTELVTVAGTRWAIEETFQTSKGQTGLDHYQVRQYTGWYRHITLSMLAHAFLTVTRSKKGAHNQETTLSSP